The following are encoded in a window of Brevibacillus sp. DP1.3A genomic DNA:
- a CDS encoding copper amine oxidase N-terminal domain-containing protein: MVKMVRLFTCLALTFIIFFASVPVSLASLEKNPLLFEFTEVKFVTKPDGSHYAQGYLNWGNLSPYEIIELKGSIDLLNKQGQKISTKPKYIERYNLEAGTSGYDFFEMVDFDLVPSVTNPTQIEGAYLKPTYTFTLGKKAELRPEIVPGAITFGPSGDNLSIKTILINRGEATASNFKYLGISLADENGMVHFYSETNHAVINSSLRLEPGQFARVSFQIPMNFINSRFNSFQDIFTIKFSFTHENSAPYKDTALSVTVNNKKLNDLILVENDVTYVPLRDLADALGATLQWDDSTQCATITQETYPGSAIWITIPAGSNRFIINNYPVTTSAKAKLHNNTILMVPLREVAEMLNCEVNFDHKWGQKSIIVIPHDYSEE; the protein is encoded by the coding sequence ATGGTGAAAATGGTGAGACTTTTTACGTGCCTTGCTTTGACCTTTATTATTTTCTTTGCTTCGGTTCCAGTTTCCTTGGCATCTTTGGAGAAGAATCCTTTACTGTTTGAATTTACGGAAGTAAAATTTGTAACCAAGCCGGATGGAAGTCACTATGCACAAGGATACTTGAATTGGGGAAATCTCAGTCCTTATGAAATTATTGAACTTAAGGGAAGCATTGATTTGCTCAATAAGCAGGGGCAAAAAATCAGTACGAAACCTAAGTACATTGAACGTTATAATCTCGAAGCGGGTACTAGTGGTTATGACTTTTTCGAAATGGTAGACTTTGATCTTGTTCCTTCCGTTACAAATCCCACACAAATCGAGGGTGCTTATCTAAAACCAACGTATACATTTACATTAGGAAAAAAAGCCGAACTCAGACCTGAGATCGTACCCGGAGCAATAACATTTGGGCCGTCCGGGGACAATCTCTCCATCAAGACCATTTTAATTAATCGCGGAGAGGCAACAGCCTCAAATTTTAAATACTTGGGAATATCATTAGCTGATGAGAATGGCATGGTTCACTTTTATTCCGAGACCAATCACGCTGTTATCAATTCATCACTGCGGTTAGAACCGGGACAATTCGCCCGCGTATCCTTTCAAATACCAATGAATTTTATCAATTCTAGGTTTAATAGCTTTCAAGATATATTCACGATAAAGTTTTCTTTTACGCATGAGAACTCAGCACCTTATAAAGATACAGCCCTGAGTGTGACAGTTAATAATAAAAAGCTTAATGATCTAATCTTGGTTGAAAATGATGTCACATATGTGCCGCTTCGCGACTTGGCGGATGCTCTTGGTGCTACTCTTCAATGGGACGATTCAACTCAGTGCGCAACAATCACTCAAGAGACCTACCCGGGAAGCGCAATTTGGATTACCATTCCAGCAGGAAGTAATCGATTCATAATCAATAATTACCCAGTTACTACATCGGCAAAAGCCAAGCTGCACAATAATACCATTCTTATGGTCCCGTTACGAGAAGTTGCAGAAATGTTAAACTGCGAGGTTAATTTTGATCATAAATGGGGGCAGAAATCCATTATAGTGATCCCACACGATTACAGCGAAGAATGA
- a CDS encoding manganese catalase family protein, which yields MWIYEKKLQYPVRVSKCDVRMAKYLIEQYGGADGELAAALRYMNQRYTIPNKVVGLLTDIATEEFAHLEMIATMVYKLTKDATVEELKEAGLGDHYANHDRALFYNNASGVPWTASYIAAKGDPIADLYEDIAAEEKARATYQWLIDMTDDVDLQDSLKFLREREVVHSMRFREAVEILKEERDAKKIF from the coding sequence ATGTGGATTTATGAGAAAAAACTGCAGTATCCGGTTCGTGTCAGTAAGTGCGATGTAAGAATGGCGAAGTATTTAATTGAGCAATATGGAGGGGCGGATGGAGAGCTGGCAGCCGCTCTGCGCTATATGAACCAGCGGTATACGATCCCGAATAAAGTCGTAGGGTTATTAACGGATATCGCTACCGAAGAGTTTGCGCATCTCGAAATGATTGCCACGATGGTGTATAAGCTGACCAAAGACGCGACTGTCGAAGAGTTGAAGGAAGCGGGACTGGGTGACCATTACGCCAATCATGATCGGGCGCTCTTTTACAACAATGCCAGTGGTGTGCCGTGGACGGCATCCTATATCGCTGCCAAGGGCGATCCAATCGCGGATTTGTATGAGGATATCGCTGCTGAAGAAAAAGCCCGCGCGACGTATCAATGGCTGATTGACATGACGGATGATGTTGATTTGCAGGACAGCTTGAAGTTTTTGCGAGAGCGGGAAGTCGTTCACTCTATGCGTTTTCGCGAGGCTGTAGAGATTTTGAAGGAAGAGCGGGATGCGAAGAAGATATTTTGA
- a CDS encoding spore coat protein CotJB, producing the protein MTAENRFGDEQYYALLEQLQAIDFVLVELSLYLDTHPTDQNALHQFNDLTEQRWVLANEYEKLYGPLQNLGRSYSGYPWQWNDDPWPWQV; encoded by the coding sequence ATGACAGCTGAAAATAGATTTGGCGATGAACAATATTACGCATTGCTTGAACAGCTGCAAGCGATCGACTTTGTACTGGTAGAGCTCAGCCTTTATTTAGATACGCATCCCACCGATCAGAATGCGCTTCACCAGTTTAATGATTTAACGGAGCAGCGCTGGGTTTTGGCGAACGAATATGAGAAATTGTACGGGCCTTTGCAAAATCTTGGTCGCAGCTATTCAGGGTATCCGTGGCAGTGGAATGATGATCCATGGCCTTGGCAAGTTTAG
- a CDS encoding spore coat associated protein CotJA, translating into MHSQTRDYYPYVGPYDPCPPIRVKTYQVPPQLFMTFQPENLPQYSPMEALKLGTLWPALFSPYDPRLSHLGREHS; encoded by the coding sequence TTGCATTCGCAAACACGTGACTACTATCCGTATGTAGGTCCTTATGATCCTTGTCCGCCGATTCGGGTGAAGACGTACCAGGTGCCCCCTCAGCTGTTCATGACGTTTCAGCCGGAGAACTTACCACAATACAGCCCGATGGAAGCGTTGAAATTAGGTACGTTATGGCCGGCACTTTTTAGCCCCTATGATCCCAGACTGAGTCATTTGGGGAGGGAGCACTCATGA
- a CDS encoding rhodanese-like domain-containing protein, which translates to MKKIWITSALVVVLAMVAFVFWNTKQSLQIIDSEQLAQWMTGEKDMVIVDLREPELFEEGRVPNAINIPFAEINEKYRSIPTDKKVVFVCHTGRMGVESGNLLLENGYKDVANLDGGMAKWTGQVES; encoded by the coding sequence ATGAAAAAGATATGGATAACGAGTGCTCTGGTGGTCGTGCTCGCTATGGTAGCGTTCGTATTTTGGAATACCAAACAATCATTGCAAATCATAGATTCAGAACAGTTGGCGCAATGGATGACGGGTGAAAAAGATATGGTGATTGTGGATTTGCGCGAGCCTGAATTGTTTGAAGAGGGAAGAGTCCCCAATGCCATTAATATTCCTTTTGCAGAGATTAATGAGAAATACAGGAGCATCCCCACAGACAAGAAAGTCGTCTTCGTCTGTCATACCGGAAGGATGGGAGTGGAGAGCGGAAACCTTCTGTTAGAAAATGGCTACAAAGATGTTGCGAATCTGGACGGTGGCATGGCGAAATGGACTGGACAGGTGGAATCGTAG